From a region of the Salvelinus alpinus chromosome 2, SLU_Salpinus.1, whole genome shotgun sequence genome:
- the LOC139544836 gene encoding zinc finger protein 271-like isoform X5: protein MDRDKSSPFPSTLQETTGRSPPCTLLLGLVDLVVCRKTPGQSGTERGEEEHGDLISLRNIPNRCSLSGRCLSSGEPQQHHDADKKEKSLSRPEHLKKHQHRGIGKNPHHCCSDCGKSFAKQDLTIHEQIHTLEHASKTLKYNLRIHSGEGPYNCFDCGKYLNQSGAQTRHQHKHTGEKPYSCDQCGKSFTQDSTLTTHQLKHTGEKPYSCVQCGKSFNHSGSLTVHQRIHTGEKPYSCVQCGLSFNKSGALTRHQRIHTGEKPYRCDHCGKSFNHSGYLTIHQRIHTGEKPYSCDQCGKSFNNSGNLTKHQRIHTGEKPYRCDQCGKSFNQSGHLTMHQRIHTGEKPYNCDQCGKRFNYSGSLTRHQRIHTGEKPYSCDQCRKSFNHSGSLIIHQRIHTGEKPYNCDQCGKSFNDSGYLTIHQRIHTGEKPYSCDQCGKSFNHSRSLTLHQRIHTGEKPYSCDQCGKSFTQDSTLTTHQLIHTGEKPYSCVQCGKSFNRSGSLTVHQRIHTGEKPYNCDQCGKSFSDSGSLTVHQRIHTGEKPYSCVQCGLSFNKSGALTRHQRIHTGEKPYRCDHCGKRFSRSGTLTTHQRIHTEEKPYSCLCGKSFAHSGSLKQHQKAQTCFLSSRFSLAPVPDS from the coding sequence GGAACATCCCTAACCGTTGCTCTCTTAGTGGGAGGTGCTTAtcatctggggagcctcaacaacatcatgatgctgaCAAGAAAGAAAAGAGTCTCTCCAgaccagaacacctcaagaaacaccagcataGAGGTATAGGGAAGAACCCTcaccactgctgctctgactgtgggaagagttttgctaaaCAAGACTTGACAATTCATGAGCAAATTCACACTCTAGAGCATGCATCTAAAACCTTAAAATATAATCTGAGAATTCATTCAGGGGAGGGACCTTATAACTGCTTTGATTGTGGGAAATACTTAAATCAGTCAGGAGCCCAGACTAgacaccaacacaaacacacaggagagaagccttatagctgtgatcagtgtgggaagagttttactcaagaTTCCACCCTGACTACACACCAActcaaacacacaggagagaagccttatagctgtgttcagtgtgggaagagcttcaatcaTTCAGGATCCCTGACTGTACACCaacgaatacacacaggagagaagccttatagctgtgttcaGTGTGGGTTGAGCTTCAATAAATCAGGAGCCCTGACTAgacaccaacgcatacacacaggagagaagccttatagatgtgatcattgtgggaagagcttcaatcattcaggatacctgactatacaccaacgcatacacacaggagagaagccttatagctgtgatcagtgtgggaagagcttcaataATTCAGGAAACCTGACTAaacaccaacgcatacacacaggagagaagccttatagatGTGATCAGTGTGGAAAGAGCTTCAATCAATCAGGACACCTGACTATgcaccaacgcatacacacaggagagaagccttataactgtgatcagtgtgggaagcgCTTCAATTATTCAGGATCCCTGACTAgacaccaacgcatacacacaggagagaagccttatagctgtgatcagtgtagGAAGAGCTTCAATCATTCAGGATCCCTGATTAtacaccaacgcatacacacaggagagaagccttataactgtgatcagtgtgggaagagcttcaatgATTCAGGATACCTGACTAtacaccaacgcatacacacaggagagaagccttatagctgtgatcagtgtggaaagagtttcaaTCATTCAAGATCCCTGACTCtacaccaacgcatacacacaggagagaagccttatagctgtgatcagtgtgggaagagttttactcaagaTTCCACCCTGACTACACACCAactcatacacacaggagagaagccttatagctgtgttcagtgtgggaagagcttcaatcgTTCAGGATCCCTGACTGTACACCaacgaatacacacaggagagaagccttataactgtgatcagtgtgggaagagtttcagtgACTCAGGATCCCTGACTGtacaccaacgcatacacacaggagagaagccttatagctgtgttcaGTGTGGGTTGAGCTTCAATAAATCAGGAGCCCTGACTAgacaccaacgcatacacacaggagagaagccttatagatGTGATCATTGTGGGAAGCGCTTCAGTCGATCAGGAACCCTGACTacacaccaacgcatacacacagaaGAGAAACCTTACTCCTGTCTATGTGGAAAGAGCTTTGCTCATTCAGGGTCACTGAAACAACACCAGAAAGCTCAAACATGTTTTCTTTCATCTCGTTTCTCTCTGGCACCGGTTCCAGATTCCTAA
- the LOC139544836 gene encoding zinc finger protein 271-like isoform X7 — protein sequence MDRESPSRPPLRTLLLVLVDCRKTPGQSGTERGEEEYGDMISLSKNNGNIPNRCSLSGRCLSSGEPQQHHDADKKEKSLSRPEHLKKHQHRGIGKNPHHCCSDCGKSFAKQDLTIHEQIHTLEHASKTLKYNLRIHSGEGPYNCFDCGKYLNQSGAQTRHQHKHTGEKPYSCDQCGKSFTQDSTLTTHQLKHTGEKPYSCVQCGKSFNHSGSLTVHQRIHTGEKPYSCVQCGLSFNKSGALTRHQRIHTGEKPYRCDHCGKSFNHSGYLTIHQRIHTGEKPYSCDQCGKSFNNSGNLTKHQRIHTGEKPYRCDQCGKSFNQSGHLTMHQRIHTGEKPYNCDQCGKRFNYSGSLTRHQRIHTGEKPYSCDQCRKSFNHSGSLIIHQRIHTGEKPYNCDQCGKSFNDSGYLTIHQRIHTGEKPYSCDQCGKSFNHSRSLTLHQRIHTGEKPYSCDQCGKSFTQDSTLTTHQLIHTGEKPYSCVQCGKSFNRSGSLTVHQRIHTGEKPYNCDQCGKSFSDSGSLTVHQRIHTGEKPYSCVQCGLSFNKSGALTRHQRIHTGEKPYRCDHCGKRFSRSGTLTTHQRIHTEEKPYSCLCGKSFAHSGSLKQHQKAQTCFLSSRFSLAPVPDS from the exons GAGTCCCCAAGTCGACCGCCTCTCCGTACTTTACTGCTGGTTCTGGTCGACTGCAGGAAAACACCGGGGCAGAGTGGaactgagagaggagaagaggaatatGGAGATATGATTTCATTAAGTAAAAACAATG GGAACATCCCTAACCGTTGCTCTCTTAGTGGGAGGTGCTTAtcatctggggagcctcaacaacatcatgatgctgaCAAGAAAGAAAAGAGTCTCTCCAgaccagaacacctcaagaaacaccagcataGAGGTATAGGGAAGAACCCTcaccactgctgctctgactgtgggaagagttttgctaaaCAAGACTTGACAATTCATGAGCAAATTCACACTCTAGAGCATGCATCTAAAACCTTAAAATATAATCTGAGAATTCATTCAGGGGAGGGACCTTATAACTGCTTTGATTGTGGGAAATACTTAAATCAGTCAGGAGCCCAGACTAgacaccaacacaaacacacaggagagaagccttatagctgtgatcagtgtgggaagagttttactcaagaTTCCACCCTGACTACACACCAActcaaacacacaggagagaagccttatagctgtgttcagtgtgggaagagcttcaatcaTTCAGGATCCCTGACTGTACACCaacgaatacacacaggagagaagccttatagctgtgttcaGTGTGGGTTGAGCTTCAATAAATCAGGAGCCCTGACTAgacaccaacgcatacacacaggagagaagccttatagatgtgatcattgtgggaagagcttcaatcattcaggatacctgactatacaccaacgcatacacacaggagagaagccttatagctgtgatcagtgtgggaagagcttcaataATTCAGGAAACCTGACTAaacaccaacgcatacacacaggagagaagccttatagatGTGATCAGTGTGGAAAGAGCTTCAATCAATCAGGACACCTGACTATgcaccaacgcatacacacaggagagaagccttataactgtgatcagtgtgggaagcgCTTCAATTATTCAGGATCCCTGACTAgacaccaacgcatacacacaggagagaagccttatagctgtgatcagtgtagGAAGAGCTTCAATCATTCAGGATCCCTGATTAtacaccaacgcatacacacaggagagaagccttataactgtgatcagtgtgggaagagcttcaatgATTCAGGATACCTGACTAtacaccaacgcatacacacaggagagaagccttatagctgtgatcagtgtggaaagagtttcaaTCATTCAAGATCCCTGACTCtacaccaacgcatacacacaggagagaagccttatagctgtgatcagtgtgggaagagttttactcaagaTTCCACCCTGACTACACACCAactcatacacacaggagagaagccttatagctgtgttcagtgtgggaagagcttcaatcgTTCAGGATCCCTGACTGTACACCaacgaatacacacaggagagaagccttataactgtgatcagtgtgggaagagtttcagtgACTCAGGATCCCTGACTGtacaccaacgcatacacacaggagagaagccttatagctgtgttcaGTGTGGGTTGAGCTTCAATAAATCAGGAGCCCTGACTAgacaccaacgcatacacacaggagagaagccttatagatGTGATCATTGTGGGAAGCGCTTCAGTCGATCAGGAACCCTGACTacacaccaacgcatacacacagaaGAGAAACCTTACTCCTGTCTATGTGGAAAGAGCTTTGCTCATTCAGGGTCACTGAAACAACACCAGAAAGCTCAAACATGTTTTCTTTCATCTCGTTTCTCTCTGGCACCGGTTCCAGATTCCTAA
- the LOC139544836 gene encoding zinc finger protein 271-like isoform X6 codes for MDRKCFFTLQESPSRPPLRTLLLVLVDCRKTPGQSGTERGEEEYGDMISLSKNNGNIPNRCSLSGRCLSSGEPQQHHDADKKEKSLSRPEHLKKHQHRGIGKNPHHCCSDCGKSFAKQDLTIHEQIHTLEHASKTLKYNLRIHSGEGPYNCFDCGKYLNQSGAQTRHQHKHTGEKPYSCDQCGKSFTQDSTLTTHQLKHTGEKPYSCVQCGKSFNHSGSLTVHQRIHTGEKPYSCVQCGLSFNKSGALTRHQRIHTGEKPYRCDHCGKSFNHSGYLTIHQRIHTGEKPYSCDQCGKSFNNSGNLTKHQRIHTGEKPYRCDQCGKSFNQSGHLTMHQRIHTGEKPYNCDQCGKRFNYSGSLTRHQRIHTGEKPYSCDQCRKSFNHSGSLIIHQRIHTGEKPYNCDQCGKSFNDSGYLTIHQRIHTGEKPYSCDQCGKSFNHSRSLTLHQRIHTGEKPYSCDQCGKSFTQDSTLTTHQLIHTGEKPYSCVQCGKSFNRSGSLTVHQRIHTGEKPYNCDQCGKSFSDSGSLTVHQRIHTGEKPYSCVQCGLSFNKSGALTRHQRIHTGEKPYRCDHCGKRFSRSGTLTTHQRIHTEEKPYSCLCGKSFAHSGSLKQHQKAQTCFLSSRFSLAPVPDS; via the exons AAATGTTTCTTCACCCTCCAGGAGTCCCCAAGTCGACCGCCTCTCCGTACTTTACTGCTGGTTCTGGTCGACTGCAGGAAAACACCGGGGCAGAGTGGaactgagagaggagaagaggaatatGGAGATATGATTTCATTAAGTAAAAACAATG GGAACATCCCTAACCGTTGCTCTCTTAGTGGGAGGTGCTTAtcatctggggagcctcaacaacatcatgatgctgaCAAGAAAGAAAAGAGTCTCTCCAgaccagaacacctcaagaaacaccagcataGAGGTATAGGGAAGAACCCTcaccactgctgctctgactgtgggaagagttttgctaaaCAAGACTTGACAATTCATGAGCAAATTCACACTCTAGAGCATGCATCTAAAACCTTAAAATATAATCTGAGAATTCATTCAGGGGAGGGACCTTATAACTGCTTTGATTGTGGGAAATACTTAAATCAGTCAGGAGCCCAGACTAgacaccaacacaaacacacaggagagaagccttatagctgtgatcagtgtgggaagagttttactcaagaTTCCACCCTGACTACACACCAActcaaacacacaggagagaagccttatagctgtgttcagtgtgggaagagcttcaatcaTTCAGGATCCCTGACTGTACACCaacgaatacacacaggagagaagccttatagctgtgttcaGTGTGGGTTGAGCTTCAATAAATCAGGAGCCCTGACTAgacaccaacgcatacacacaggagagaagccttatagatgtgatcattgtgggaagagcttcaatcattcaggatacctgactatacaccaacgcatacacacaggagagaagccttatagctgtgatcagtgtgggaagagcttcaataATTCAGGAAACCTGACTAaacaccaacgcatacacacaggagagaagccttatagatGTGATCAGTGTGGAAAGAGCTTCAATCAATCAGGACACCTGACTATgcaccaacgcatacacacaggagagaagccttataactgtgatcagtgtgggaagcgCTTCAATTATTCAGGATCCCTGACTAgacaccaacgcatacacacaggagagaagccttatagctgtgatcagtgtagGAAGAGCTTCAATCATTCAGGATCCCTGATTAtacaccaacgcatacacacaggagagaagccttataactgtgatcagtgtgggaagagcttcaatgATTCAGGATACCTGACTAtacaccaacgcatacacacaggagagaagccttatagctgtgatcagtgtggaaagagtttcaaTCATTCAAGATCCCTGACTCtacaccaacgcatacacacaggagagaagccttatagctgtgatcagtgtgggaagagttttactcaagaTTCCACCCTGACTACACACCAactcatacacacaggagagaagccttatagctgtgttcagtgtgggaagagcttcaatcgTTCAGGATCCCTGACTGTACACCaacgaatacacacaggagagaagccttataactgtgatcagtgtgggaagagtttcagtgACTCAGGATCCCTGACTGtacaccaacgcatacacacaggagagaagccttatagctgtgttcaGTGTGGGTTGAGCTTCAATAAATCAGGAGCCCTGACTAgacaccaacgcatacacacaggagagaagccttatagatGTGATCATTGTGGGAAGCGCTTCAGTCGATCAGGAACCCTGACTacacaccaacgcatacacacagaaGAGAAACCTTACTCCTGTCTATGTGGAAAGAGCTTTGCTCATTCAGGGTCACTGAAACAACACCAGAAAGCTCAAACATGTTTTCTTTCATCTCGTTTCTCTCTGGCACCGGTTCCAGATTCCTAA